A region of the Chryseobacterium gotjawalense genome:
GGAAATTTAGGAATAAAAACGAGTTTTTTTAAAGGTTCTAAACAAAAAAGTATAACCAAACTCTATTGGTTATACTGTACAAAGATATTGAATTAATATTCTTACAAAAATAAATTACTTACGAAATCTATTATCTTGATTGCGATTTCTAAAACAAACTGTACCATAATTATACGTTTTTGACTGTTAATTAATTGACCGATAAAATTAACTCTACGAAATTAGGAATTATATTTTATAAAATGAATTTTGTGAGTGTTAATTTTTAATAAAATTTAGGAATTTGAAAATCTGATCATCTACAGCATGCAATTACCTAAATTTATTACCGCCGGTTATTTGGTTTTAATGGATATTTCCTTTTTTCCGTTTTTGATGGAGATATTTACATCTTCGATATCATGCGTTTCCATCTTCATTTTTTTGATGATTAATTCCGCTTCTTTCTTTCCAACTTTTTTACCATTGATAATAATAGAATCGGCGTTATCAGAAGGAACGACAATCGAATTACTGCCGGAACTTACCGATACCGAATCACTACCGGTATCTCTATCATGATCATCATTGCGCTCGTCATCATTTACAGAGAAACCACGCTCATCATGCAGCGAAATCACCTTCATGTGTTTCGGTATGATTAACTCATAATCCACTCTATAATCACGAAAACGATCATTGTAAGGATAAGAAAAATAATTCGGCAGCGTAATTTTATTGTCAATAATTTCCAGTGGAACGGTTACGCGCAATGGCAAATTGTAACCGTCTGCTCTTTTTTTGATTTCAAGATAAGGAGCTTTCACGTCTTTTCTGGTCACATCTATTCTTGGGTAATCCTGCTTGTAAATAGTTTTTCCATCAGAGTAAACATCGTCCCAGAATGATTTGAAATTTTGTGGAATGACGACTTTTTTCACATCGATAAGGATAGAATCTGAGGTGGTATTGATGGCAATATTTTCGATATCATCATTGGTTCCACTGTATTGCGTTTTGAATTTAATAGCAGTAAACCCAGTTGCAGCGACCAATCCAATCCATATTAAAGCTAGAGCGCCAATAACATAGCCCGTATTATGAAATTTAGTTTTAGGCGAAAACAACTTTATTGCGAGGTAAGAAAAAATCAATCCGGGAATAAAGGTCGTAAGAAATGACAATGCGATCACGATAAAACCAAGATTGCTGTCCTGTAAATAAAATCCTAAATTGCTGAAAAAATTAATATTGCTGGCTCCGGAAAAACCGAAACCGAGGATTGCAAATGATCCAATCAGCAATGAAAGGCCCATCATTGCAAGAATTACGCCCAATACATATCTCACTAAATTCCAAAGTCCGTTTCCTGCTTTGTCGATATAGGGTTTATTTTCATTATAAATTTCGCCTACCCGTTGGGTAGATTCATTGGCAAACTGCACAATCTTGGTCGATTCTTCCTTTAGATTATCAAAATTTAAAGGTTTACCCTTCATTTTTAAAAAGTCGGTAGCCGTTTCTGCTTTGGGTAAAACAATCCACAGGATGACGTAAATTAAAATAATTAATGAAGTAGAGATTGCAGCAGTGAAAATTCCCAAAATGGCAATTCCTAACCAAATTGCGCGCATTGCACCAACATCCATTCCGACATAATGTGCCAAACCTGCGCAGACGCCACCAATTTTCGCCCGTTCAGGATCACGGAATAATTGTTTCTGACCGGTAAAACCTGCAGAAGATTTTTGGTCTTTTTTGGCGTTGGTCGTTTTTTCTGAGAAATAAGCTTCTTCCTGTTCTTCGATTTTTTCTGGTGAACCAATTTGAGCAATTACTCTTTCAACATCAGTATCATTTATCACTTCGCGTTTTCCGAGTGCGTCATTAAATATTTCGACCATTCTGATTTCGATATCGTGCATCACTTCATCAGCTTCGGTAATATCCAAAGAACTTCTGAGGGCGGCAAGATAGTCGCTAAGTTTGATGTATGCGTGTTCCTCTATGGTGAAAGAGAAACCGGCAAGTCCTATTGAGAGTGTCTTATTCATCGTTTTAGTTATTTGGTTCGAACGAGTTTTCAGGAGCGTCCGCAGGGTTATTTTTGTTAGTAATTTGGTTTACAGAATCGGTTAGTTCATTCCAGGTATTGAGCAGTTCGGCGAGAAATAATTTTCCTTTCTCGGTCAGCTGGTAATATTTTCTCGGTGGTCCGCCGGTAGATTCCTCCCAACGGTAGGAAAGAAATTCTCCGTTTTTCAATCGGGTCAGCAATGGGTAAAGAGTTCCTTCAACCACATCCAGTTTTCCTTTTTTCAATTCATCAATGAGGTCAGAAACATACATTTCCTTTTCATTGATTAAACTCAAAATACAGAATTCCAGAATGCCTTTTCGCATTTGCGCTTTGGTGTTTTCTGTGTTCATTATTTATGGGTTATTAATTAAGTCAATTATCGAGTGCAAGATTTCATTAAATCAAAAAATCATCATTAACCAATCTTACAATGCAAAGATATAATTTTATTTTAGTATTATGCAATACAAAGTAGTGAAAATATACAAATATTTTGCATTTATTTTTGATTCCCTGATAAAAAGCCAGCAAAACCACATTGAATACTGAAAAAGAGTCATAAAAAAACCGCCTCGAAACGAGGCGGTAATTATTTCAATAATAAACAAATATTATTTTTTGATTGTTTTGAACGTTTTAACCGTTCCGTCTTCCATGTTAAGGGTAACGATATACATTCCAGTTTTCAAATCTGAAAGGTTAAGTTCTGCAGAAGGCTTCATGTTTTTAACCTGTTTCCCGGAAACATCACTTAAAATGCACGAAATCACTTATCCCAACTTAATTACTGTAAATTTTTCGCTCGAAAGCTTTTCAATCTTATTTAATAAGTGACTGATTACTTCTAGGCCTGCCATATTTACCTCCAAATCATAATGCCAATTAATGAATTTTTCAAAGGTCGATAAATCATCATAGGGCAAATATTTGATTTCGTTTTCGGTTTCGGTTGTGAGCAGGCCGGCTTCTTCCAATGAATCAAAAAAAGTGATCTCCACATTGTAGATTCTTACCAGTTCTTCGCGTGATATTCTTTCGCTCATGTTGCTAGTTTTTTAAGTTGAAGAAATAACTCTTTTTCTTTATCAGTCAGGTTGGTCGGCATTTTCACCACATATGTCACGTACAAATCGCCAAACTCACCTTCTTTTTTGTAAACAGGAAAACCTTTCCCTTTTAATTTAACCTTCGTTCCATTCTGCGTTTCTGGTTTTACTTTTAAATTAACAGATCCATCTAATGTTTTCACTAAAGTTTCGC
Encoded here:
- a CDS encoding T9SS type A sorting domain-containing protein; protein product: MKPSAELNLSDLKTGMYIVTLNMEDGTVKTFKTIKK
- a CDS encoding chaperone modulator CbpM: MSERISREELVRIYNVEITFFDSLEEAGLLTTETENEIKYLPYDDLSTFEKFINWHYDLEVNMAGLEVISHLLNKIEKLSSEKFTVIKLG
- a CDS encoding PspC domain-containing protein, with the translated sequence MNKTLSIGLAGFSFTIEEHAYIKLSDYLAALRSSLDITEADEVMHDIEIRMVEIFNDALGKREVINDTDVERVIAQIGSPEKIEEQEEAYFSEKTTNAKKDQKSSAGFTGQKQLFRDPERAKIGGVCAGLAHYVGMDVGAMRAIWLGIAILGIFTAAISTSLIILIYVILWIVLPKAETATDFLKMKGKPLNFDNLKEESTKIVQFANESTQRVGEIYNENKPYIDKAGNGLWNLVRYVLGVILAMMGLSLLIGSFAILGFGFSGASNINFFSNLGFYLQDSNLGFIVIALSFLTTFIPGLIFSYLAIKLFSPKTKFHNTGYVIGALALIWIGLVAATGFTAIKFKTQYSGTNDDIENIAINTTSDSILIDVKKVVIPQNFKSFWDDVYSDGKTIYKQDYPRIDVTRKDVKAPYLEIKKRADGYNLPLRVTVPLEIIDNKITLPNYFSYPYNDRFRDYRVDYELIIPKHMKVISLHDERGFSVNDDERNDDHDRDTGSDSVSVSSGSNSIVVPSDNADSIIINGKKVGKKEAELIIKKMKMETHDIEDVNISIKNGKKEISIKTK
- a CDS encoding PadR family transcriptional regulator, with translation MNTENTKAQMRKGILEFCILSLINEKEMYVSDLIDELKKGKLDVVEGTLYPLLTRLKNGEFLSYRWEESTGGPPRKYYQLTEKGKLFLAELLNTWNELTDSVNQITNKNNPADAPENSFEPNN